Proteins encoded by one window of Streptacidiphilus sp. PB12-B1b:
- a CDS encoding nitroreductase family deazaflavin-dependent oxidoreductase, with product MASKAKNVPPPTGWRRHLFRAPVQLYRWHLGWVLGGRFCLLGHTGRISGQPRQVVLEVVDRDPATGQCVVASGFGPTSQWYRNICDSPRVTLQIGRRRTPATALALAPPESGQAMARYAQEHPRAARRLMGLCGITTDASPDDYYRVGHDFIPFAEIIPVAGAKEQARRGP from the coding sequence ATGGCGAGCAAAGCCAAGAACGTACCGCCTCCGACAGGGTGGCGCCGTCACCTGTTCCGCGCCCCGGTGCAGTTGTACCGCTGGCACCTGGGTTGGGTCCTGGGCGGCCGGTTCTGTCTGCTCGGCCATACCGGCCGGATCAGCGGACAGCCGCGGCAGGTCGTCCTGGAGGTCGTGGACCGCGACCCGGCGACTGGACAGTGCGTCGTGGCCTCAGGCTTCGGCCCCACCTCGCAGTGGTACCGCAACATCTGCGACAGCCCCCGGGTGACCCTGCAGATCGGGCGGCGGCGCACCCCGGCCACGGCCCTGGCCCTGGCCCCGCCGGAGTCAGGCCAGGCCATGGCCCGCTACGCGCAGGAGCACCCGCGCGCCGCCCGTCGACTCATGGGCCTGTGCGGCATCACGACCGACGCGAGCCCGGACGACTACTACCGCGTCGGCCACGACTTCATCCCCTTCGCCGAGATCATCCCCGTGGCCGGAGCCAAGGAGCAGGCACGCCGCGGCCCCTGA
- a CDS encoding SCO family protein, with translation MRIPLPRARRLAAVAALSSMAALTLTACGSSPTGPAAVVDSAPSTAADGAIPLSPAFAKPSLVLTDQHGQPYNLDRETAGKPLLLYFGYTHCPDICPTTMADLAVAEQSLPKAERQELQVVFVSTDPVRDTPQRLAQWLDAFNPAFIGLTGDFATIQTAARSVGVAVSPPVKNADGSYTVTHGAEVLVFSPKDDKAHLLFPSGVSAQQYAAALPTLIKGGTL, from the coding sequence ATGCGTATCCCCCTGCCACGGGCACGCCGTCTGGCCGCTGTTGCGGCCCTGTCCTCCATGGCGGCCCTCACCCTGACCGCCTGCGGTTCCTCCCCGACCGGCCCGGCTGCCGTCGTGGACTCCGCACCGTCCACCGCTGCCGACGGCGCGATCCCGCTGTCCCCGGCGTTCGCCAAGCCGAGCCTGGTCCTGACCGACCAGCACGGCCAGCCCTACAACCTCGACCGGGAGACCGCGGGCAAGCCGCTGCTGCTGTACTTCGGCTACACCCACTGCCCCGACATCTGCCCCACCACCATGGCCGACCTGGCCGTCGCCGAGCAGTCGCTGCCCAAGGCGGAGCGGCAGGAGCTGCAGGTGGTGTTCGTCAGCACCGACCCCGTGCGTGACACCCCGCAGCGGCTCGCCCAGTGGCTGGACGCCTTCAACCCCGCGTTCATCGGCCTGACCGGGGACTTCGCCACGATCCAGACCGCCGCCCGCAGCGTCGGGGTCGCCGTCTCGCCGCCGGTCAAGAACGCCGACGGGAGCTACACCGTCACGCACGGGGCCGAGGTGCTGGTGTTCTCCCCGAAGGACGACAAGGCCCACCTGCTGTTCCCCTCCGGGGTCTCCGCCCAGCAGTACGCCGCCGCGCTGCCCACGCTCATCAAGGGAGGCACCCTGTGA
- a CDS encoding copper chaperone PCu(A)C: MNRPTLTTVVLGALLTAAALAGCSGSPSAHQGSAAPRLKISGAYVTQPPMSDMTAGYFTLTNTGAAPDKLTGVTSSFASDISMNTTNATGQMLAAASFTVPAHGTLVFRTGADHLMIMGMRHKPVVGETVPLELHFTTSAPITVQVPVEPLTYQPAN, encoded by the coding sequence GTGAACCGCCCGACCCTGACCACCGTTGTTCTGGGCGCGCTGCTGACGGCCGCCGCACTGGCCGGGTGCTCCGGTTCGCCGTCGGCCCACCAGGGTTCGGCCGCACCGCGGTTGAAGATCAGCGGTGCGTATGTGACCCAGCCCCCGATGTCGGACATGACCGCCGGCTACTTCACCCTGACCAACACCGGCGCCGCCCCCGACAAGCTCACCGGGGTGACCAGCAGCTTCGCCTCCGATATATCCATGAACACCACGAACGCCACGGGCCAGATGCTGGCCGCCGCCTCGTTCACCGTCCCCGCCCACGGAACGCTGGTGTTCCGCACCGGCGCCGACCATCTGATGATCATGGGCATGCGGCACAAGCCCGTGGTCGGCGAAACCGTCCCGCTGGAGCTGCACTTCACCACCAGCGCCCCGATCACCGTCCAGGTGCCGGTCGAACCGCTCACCTACCAGCCCGCCAACTGA